The Coffea arabica cultivar ET-39 chromosome 3c, Coffea Arabica ET-39 HiFi, whole genome shotgun sequence genome contains a region encoding:
- the LOC113734319 gene encoding protein NRT1/ PTR FAMILY 5.2-like has translation MAMEDGISDYTQDGTVDLNGNPILRTKRGGWKACSFIVVYEVFERMAYCGISANLILYLTRKLHQGTVTASNNVTYWNGTIWLTPILGAYVADAYLGRYWTFVIACAIYLSGMCLLTLAVSVPGFRPPPCHAANVSDCPKATTLELAVFYTALYILAVGTGGTKPNISTIGAEQFDDFDPKEKIQKLSFFNWWMFSIFFGILFGNTVLVYIQDNVGWALGYGIPTAGLALSIAIFLFGTPFYRHKKPAGSPFTKMARVIVAAIKKWRVPVPTHPKELYELDAEEYAKKGKFKIESTTTLRYLNKAAVQTGSTSMWMLCSVTEVEETKQMLKMLPILMTTFLPNVLVAQSYTLFIKQGTTLDRGMGKHFKLPPASLGAFVTVTLLLTVVLYDRVFVKIISKWTKNPRGITLLQRLGLGFVLHIIIMIVASLTERHRLNVAKEHGLDQTGGQLPLTIFILLPQFILMGVADAMTEVARLEFFYDQAPESMKSLGTSLSMTSVAGGNFLSSFILSAVSRITREGGHKGWIQNNLNTSRLDLYFAFLSVVGFLNFLFFLVVTKFFHYKAEISDSMEVLKEELEGSRKDAYQVELADNKR, from the exons ATGGCTATGGAGGATGGGATTAGTGATTATACTCAAGATGGAACAGTGGATCTCAATGGAAACCCTATTCTGAGAACAAAGAGAGGAGGATGGAAAGCTTGTTCCTTCATAGTTG TGTATGAAGTGTTCGAGAGGATGGCATATTGTGGAATCTCAGCAAATCTCATTCTGTATCTGACCAGAAAACTGCATCAAGGGACTGTGACAGCATCCAATAATGTGACTTATTGGAATGGGACCATATGGCTGACTCCAATCTTGGGTGCATATGTTGCTGATGCTTATCTTGGCAGATATTGGACGTTTGTGATTGCCTGTGCAATCTATCTCTCG GGAATGTGCTTGCTAACACTAGCAGTTTCAGTCCCGGGCTTTAGACCACCTCCCTGCCATGCTGCAAATGTATCTGACTGTCCAAAGGCTACAACACTTGAATTGGCAGTGTTTTATACTGCACTTTACATCTTAGCTGTTGGAACTGGTGGGACAAAGCCAAATATCTCCACCATAGGTGCGGAGCAATTCGATGATTTCGATCCAAAGGAGAAGATCCAAAAGctttccttcttcaattggtggATGTTTAGCATATTCTTTGGGATACTTTTTGGCAACACAGTTCTCGTCTATATTCAAGACAATGTGGGATGGGCTCTTGGATATGGTATCCCTACAGCTGGGCTTGCATTGTCTATTGCCATTTTTCTGTTTGGTACTCCCTTCTATAGGCACAAGAAGCCTGCTGGTAGTCCCTTCACAAAGATGGCTAGAGTCATAGTGGCTGCTATTAAGAAATGGAGGGTACCTGTCCCTACTCATCCCAAAGAACTGTATGAACTTGATGCTGAAGAATACGCCAAGAAgggcaaattcaaaattgaatccACAACCACATTAAG GTACCTGAACAAAGCAGCAGTGCAAACAGGTTCAACAAGTATGTGGATGTTATGCTCAGTTACAGAAGTTGAGGAGACCAAACAGATGCTGAAAATGTTACCTATATTGATGACCACATTCCTTCCAAACGTACTAGTTGCACAAAGCTATACTCTTTTCATTAAGCAAGGCACTACTCTGGACAGGGGCATGGGTAAGCATTTCAAATTGCCACCAGCCAGCTTAGGTGCTTTTGTGACAGTAACCTTGCTGCTTACCGTGGTGCTGTATGATCGTGTCTTTGTCAAGATTATTAGCAAGTGGACCAAGAATCCAAGAGGCATCACTCTCCTTCAAAGACTGGGACTTGGATTTGTGCTCCACATTATCATTATGATCGTAGCCTCCCTGACAGAAAGGCACAGGCTTAATGTGGCCAAGGAACATGGTCTAGATCAAACCGGAGGCCAACTCCCATTGACCATATTTATATTGCTCCCACAATTTATCCTTATGGGAGTGGCTGATGCAATGACAGAGGTTGCGAGACTTGAGTTTTTCTACGATCAGGCACCTGAGAGCATGAAGAGTTTGGGGACTTCCCTTTCTATGACTAGTGTGGCAGGTGGCAACTTCCTTAGCAGTTTCATTCTTTCAGCAGTTTCTCGCATCACAAGGGAGGGTGGTCACAAAGGATGGATCCAAAATAACCTTAATACTTCTCGCCtcgatttgtattttgcatttCTTTCAGTAGTAGGCTTTCtgaatttcctttttttcctggTTGTGACCAAGTTCTTTCACTACAAGGCTGAGATTTCGGACTCAATGGAAGTGCTAAAAGAAGAACTAGAGGGGTCAAGGAAAGATGCTTACCAAGTAGAGCTGGCAGATAACAAACGCTAA